The following coding sequences lie in one Xanthomonas hyacinthi genomic window:
- a CDS encoding NUDIX hydrolase has product MDPVPHALLTPCIGLCTLDAQGYCAGCLRSGDEIARWRGMSEAERQHYMQHVLPARGWSPTPGQRLAERASLLRALHPLQQPPAGPGWNHHELHDLLPDGVLAEAAVLVGLLAHADGTRVLLTRRTDSLRHHGGQVSFPGGRIEADDADAVAAALRESAEEIALSAAQVEALGYLDPFVTISGFRVMPVVAAIDPGFVPQPHPGEVADVFEVPLAYLMAPDNLRSIETDYRGRPRVVLEYGWPGQRIWGATAAILLNLRRRLEQTA; this is encoded by the coding sequence ATGGATCCCGTCCCCCATGCGTTGCTCACGCCCTGCATCGGTCTGTGCACGCTCGACGCGCAGGGCTACTGCGCGGGCTGCCTGCGCAGCGGCGACGAGATCGCGCGCTGGCGCGGCATGAGCGAGGCCGAGCGCCAGCACTACATGCAGCACGTGCTGCCGGCGCGCGGCTGGTCGCCCACGCCGGGACAGCGCCTGGCCGAACGCGCCTCGCTGCTGCGCGCGCTGCATCCGCTGCAGCAGCCGCCCGCGGGTCCGGGCTGGAACCACCACGAACTGCACGATCTGCTGCCCGACGGCGTGCTGGCCGAGGCGGCGGTGCTGGTCGGGCTGCTGGCGCATGCCGATGGCACCCGCGTGCTGCTGACCCGGCGCACCGACAGCCTGCGCCACCACGGCGGCCAGGTCAGTTTTCCCGGCGGCCGCATCGAAGCCGACGATGCCGATGCGGTGGCCGCGGCGCTCCGCGAGAGCGCGGAAGAAATCGCCCTGTCCGCGGCGCAGGTGGAGGCGCTGGGCTATCTCGATCCGTTCGTGACCATCAGCGGCTTCCGGGTGATGCCGGTGGTGGCGGCGATCGATCCGGGTTTCGTGCCGCAGCCGCATCCCGGCGAAGTGGCGGACGTGTTCGAAGTGCCGCTGGCCTACCTGATGGCGCCGGACAACCTGCGCAGCATCGAAACCGACTACCGCGGGCGGCCGCGGGTGGTGCTGGAATACGGCTGGCCGGGGCAGCGGATCTGGGGCGCGACCGCGGCGATCCTGCTCAACCTGCGCCGACGACTGGAGCAAACCGCATGA
- a CDS encoding FKBP-type peptidyl-prolyl cis-trans isomerase N-terminal domain-containing protein produces the protein MKLRSIAVAVAALALSGNAFAQDTSSEKGKLSYYFGYDYGNNLAELSGRGEQLDINAVVKGLQDAYAKKQPAVAADQLKPAVEAFQKREQARAQQAKADYEKAAAENKTKSDQFIAQNKAKAGVQTLPSGVQYRVIEVGKGAKPTQASAVQLEVAGPYPFGQRPAQARPAQQIPSIKVSEVEMQAMRDTLLQMPAGSKWEVTLPPDKAYGADPRTPFPPNVAVQFEIKLISVK, from the coding sequence ATGAAGTTGCGTTCTATTGCGGTCGCCGTGGCGGCCCTAGCCCTGAGCGGCAATGCGTTCGCCCAGGACACCTCGTCCGAGAAGGGCAAGCTGAGCTATTACTTCGGTTACGACTACGGCAACAACCTTGCCGAACTGTCCGGCCGCGGCGAGCAGCTCGATATCAATGCGGTGGTGAAGGGCCTGCAGGATGCCTACGCCAAGAAGCAGCCGGCGGTCGCCGCCGATCAGCTGAAGCCGGCCGTCGAAGCGTTCCAGAAGCGCGAGCAGGCCCGTGCCCAGCAGGCCAAGGCCGACTACGAGAAGGCCGCTGCCGAGAACAAGACCAAGAGCGACCAGTTCATCGCCCAGAACAAGGCCAAGGCCGGCGTGCAGACGCTGCCCAGCGGCGTGCAATACCGCGTGATCGAAGTCGGCAAGGGTGCCAAGCCGACCCAGGCCAGCGCCGTGCAGCTGGAAGTGGCCGGTCCGTATCCGTTCGGCCAGCGCCCGGCGCAGGCGCGTCCGGCGCAGCAGATCCCGTCGATCAAGGTCAGCGAAGTCGAGATGCAGGCCATGCGCGACACGCTGCTGCAGATGCCGGCCGGTTCCAAGTGGGAAGTGACCCTGCCGCCGGACAAGGCCTATGGCGCCGACCCGCGCACGCCGTTCCCGCCGAACGTGGCGGTGCAGTTCGAGATCAAGCTGATCAGCGTCAAGTAA
- a CDS encoding enoyl-CoA hydratase/isomerase family protein, whose amino-acid sequence MSAAPVVTDTQDAIRIVTVNRADKLNALNRQTLQALDAAFAEAEAEPGIRVVVLTGAGDKAFVAGADIAEMNELTPVQGRDFSQRGQRLMRRIERLPKPVLAMLNGFALGGGLELAMACHLRIAADGVRLGQPEINLGLIPGFGGTQRLARLAGRAAALELCLLGTPIDAARALQLGLVNRVVPAADLREATLQLARQLAGAAPLALRGILDAIQVGAESAIEQGLEYETAQFGLLFSSEDMREGTRAFLERRPPLFRNR is encoded by the coding sequence ATGTCCGCCGCGCCGGTCGTCACCGACACCCAGGATGCGATCCGCATCGTCACCGTGAACCGCGCTGACAAGCTCAACGCGTTGAATCGGCAAACATTACAGGCGCTGGACGCGGCCTTCGCCGAGGCCGAGGCCGAGCCCGGCATCCGCGTGGTGGTGCTGACCGGCGCCGGCGACAAGGCCTTCGTGGCCGGCGCCGACATCGCCGAAATGAACGAACTCACACCGGTTCAGGGCCGCGACTTCTCGCAACGCGGCCAGCGCCTGATGCGCCGCATCGAACGCCTGCCCAAGCCGGTGCTGGCGATGCTCAACGGGTTCGCGCTCGGCGGCGGGCTGGAACTGGCCATGGCCTGCCACCTGCGCATCGCCGCCGACGGTGTCCGGCTCGGCCAGCCGGAGATCAACCTCGGGCTGATCCCCGGTTTCGGCGGCACCCAGCGCCTGGCGCGGCTGGCCGGCCGCGCCGCGGCGCTGGAACTGTGCCTGCTCGGCACGCCGATCGACGCGGCGCGCGCGCTGCAACTGGGCCTGGTCAACCGCGTGGTGCCTGCAGCCGACCTGCGCGAGGCCACGCTGCAGCTGGCGCGGCAACTGGCCGGCGCCGCGCCGCTGGCCTTGCGCGGCATCCTCGACGCGATCCAGGTCGGCGCCGAATCGGCGATCGAGCAAGGCCTCGAATACGAGACCGCGCAATTCGGCCTGCTGTTCTCCAGCGAGGACATGCGCGAAGGCACCCGCGCGTTCCTGGAGCGGCGCCCGCCGCTGTTCCGCAATCGCTGA
- the nth gene encoding endonuclease III, translating to MSAAVATPRRGPTLSKAEIHELFSRLAELNPTPTTELDYSTPFELLVAVILSAQATDVGVNKATRRLYPVANTAAAILALGEDGLKRYIASIGLFNAKAKNVIATCRILVEQYAGAVPRERAALEALPGVGRKTANVVLNTAFGEPTIAVDTHIFRVANRTGLAPGKDVRAVEDGLLKRVPAQFLHDAHHWLILHGRYVCKARKPDCPRCVIRDLCRFKDKTPG from the coding sequence ATGAGCGCAGCTGTCGCCACGCCACGGCGCGGCCCCACCTTGAGCAAGGCCGAGATCCACGAACTGTTCTCGCGCTTGGCCGAACTCAATCCCACCCCGACCACCGAGCTGGACTACAGCACCCCGTTCGAGCTGCTGGTCGCGGTGATCCTGTCGGCGCAGGCCACCGACGTCGGGGTCAACAAGGCCACGCGCCGCCTGTACCCGGTGGCGAACACCGCGGCGGCGATCCTGGCCCTGGGCGAGGACGGCCTGAAGCGCTACATCGCCAGCATCGGCCTGTTCAACGCCAAGGCCAAGAACGTGATCGCCACCTGCCGCATCCTGGTCGAGCAGTACGCCGGCGCGGTGCCGCGCGAGCGCGCCGCGCTCGAGGCCTTGCCCGGAGTCGGCCGCAAGACCGCCAACGTGGTGCTCAACACCGCCTTCGGCGAGCCGACCATCGCCGTGGACACGCATATCTTCCGCGTCGCCAACCGCACCGGCCTGGCGCCGGGCAAGGACGTGCGCGCGGTCGAGGACGGCCTGCTCAAGCGGGTGCCGGCGCAGTTCCTGCACGACGCGCACCACTGGCTGATCCTGCACGGCCGCTACGTGTGCAAGGCGCGCAAGCCGGACTGCCCGCGCTGCGTGATCCGCGACCTGTGCCGGTTCAAGGACAAGACGCCGGGCTGA
- a CDS encoding SulP family inorganic anion transporter, translated as MRTMTEPSRAGASALAGYLRNGVFGRDLLASVVVFLVALPLCMGIAIASGIPPAAGLITGIVGGLVVGLIAGSPLQVSGPAAGLAVLVFELVRQHGVAALGPVILLAGAIQLIAGLCRAGVWFRMTSPAVVAGMLSGIGILIVASQAHVLMDAAPKARGLENFAALPAVLWQALDAGVGRAALLVGLGTIAIMLAWERLRPQPLRFVPGALLAVVAMTALVQLQGMDVRKVDVPANLFSAIQTPTLAQMLGVFDATLLLSAFTFAFIASAETLLSAAAVDRMHDGPRTHYDRELAAQGVGNMLCGFLGALPMTGVIVRSAANVQAGAATRVSTILHACWLLVFALLLPWLLRMTPVACLAGILVYTGLKMVKLGQVRDLAAYGRGTAAIYLATTFAIVATDLLTGVLIGFALSLLRLALQQSRLKVDVHAHEDAADGAAANAGKLRLSLEGSATFLRVPTMARTLERLPPNTELHLDVARLHHLDHACLELLRDWSRNAAARGCALVVDWKELDRRVEGQRAA; from the coding sequence ATGCGAACCATGACAGAACCCTCCCGCGCCGGCGCGTCCGCGCTCGCCGGCTATCTGCGCAACGGCGTGTTCGGCCGCGACCTGCTGGCCTCGGTGGTGGTGTTCCTGGTCGCGCTGCCGCTGTGCATGGGCATCGCCATCGCCTCGGGCATACCGCCGGCGGCCGGCCTGATCACCGGCATCGTCGGCGGCCTGGTGGTCGGCCTGATCGCCGGCTCGCCGCTGCAGGTCAGCGGCCCGGCCGCGGGGCTGGCGGTGCTGGTGTTCGAACTCGTCCGCCAGCATGGCGTGGCCGCGCTGGGGCCGGTGATCCTGCTGGCCGGTGCGATCCAATTGATCGCCGGGCTGTGCCGGGCCGGGGTGTGGTTCCGCATGACCTCGCCGGCGGTAGTCGCCGGCATGCTCTCGGGCATCGGCATCCTGATCGTCGCCTCGCAAGCGCACGTGCTGATGGATGCGGCGCCGAAGGCGCGCGGGCTGGAGAATTTCGCTGCGTTGCCGGCGGTGCTGTGGCAGGCGCTGGACGCCGGCGTGGGCCGCGCCGCGCTGCTGGTCGGGCTCGGCACCATCGCGATCATGCTGGCCTGGGAGCGGCTGCGCCCGCAACCGCTGCGCTTCGTGCCCGGCGCGCTGCTGGCGGTGGTGGCGATGACCGCGCTGGTGCAGCTGCAGGGCATGGACGTGCGCAAGGTCGACGTGCCGGCCAACCTGTTCTCGGCGATCCAGACCCCGACCCTGGCGCAGATGCTCGGCGTGTTCGATGCGACGCTGCTGCTGTCGGCCTTCACCTTCGCCTTCATCGCCAGCGCCGAGACCTTGCTGTCGGCGGCGGCGGTGGACCGCATGCACGACGGCCCGCGCACCCACTACGACCGCGAACTCGCCGCGCAAGGCGTGGGCAACATGCTGTGCGGGTTTCTCGGCGCGTTGCCGATGACCGGGGTGATCGTGCGCAGCGCGGCCAACGTGCAGGCCGGCGCCGCCACGCGCGTGTCCACCATCCTGCACGCCTGCTGGCTGCTGGTGTTCGCGCTGCTGCTGCCGTGGCTGCTGCGGATGACCCCGGTGGCGTGCCTGGCCGGCATCCTGGTCTATACCGGGCTGAAGATGGTCAAGCTCGGGCAGGTGCGCGACCTGGCCGCCTACGGCCGCGGCACGGCGGCGATCTACCTGGCGACCACCTTCGCCATCGTCGCCACCGACCTGCTCACCGGCGTGCTGATCGGCTTCGCGCTGTCGCTGCTGCGGCTGGCGTTGCAGCAGTCGCGGTTGAAAGTCGACGTGCATGCGCACGAGGACGCCGCCGACGGCGCCGCGGCGAACGCCGGCAAGCTGCGCCTGTCGCTGGAAGGCTCGGCCACCTTCCTGCGCGTGCCGACGATGGCGCGGACCCTCGAACGACTGCCGCCCAACACCGAGCTGCATCTGGACGTGGCGCGGCTGCATCACCTCGACCATGCCTGCCTGGAGCTGCTGCGCGACTGGAGCCGCAACGCCGCCGCCCGCGGCTGCGCGCTGGTGGTGGACTGGAAGGAGCTGGATCGGCGCGTGGAGGGGCAGCGCGCGGCGTAG
- a CDS encoding carbonic anhydrase, translating into MESLLDGFRHFRKEVYPRQRSLFRQLAGGQTPHTLFITCADSRVMPELMFAAQPGELFVYRNIGNVVPPYSQHVSGVVAAIEYAVAVLQVKHIVVCGHTDCGAMKAVLDPDALREVPNVAAWLKHTDSARQVAAQHDHAGHPEDALHCLTEENVLSQLDHLRTQPVVAARLARGALRIHGWIYDIAHGEIRAFDAEHGRFAPLLPEEGKRAPEATPRPRLAPVLRNVAV; encoded by the coding sequence ATGGAAAGTCTGCTCGATGGTTTCCGCCACTTCCGCAAAGAGGTCTACCCGCGCCAGCGCAGCCTGTTCCGGCAACTGGCCGGCGGCCAGACCCCGCATACACTGTTCATCACCTGCGCCGATTCGCGGGTGATGCCGGAACTGATGTTCGCCGCGCAGCCGGGCGAACTGTTCGTCTACCGCAATATCGGCAACGTGGTGCCGCCGTACTCGCAGCATGTCAGCGGCGTGGTCGCGGCGATCGAGTATGCGGTGGCGGTGCTGCAGGTGAAGCACATCGTGGTCTGCGGGCATACCGACTGCGGCGCGATGAAGGCGGTGCTCGATCCCGACGCGCTGCGCGAGGTGCCGAATGTGGCCGCCTGGCTCAAGCACACCGACAGCGCGCGCCAGGTCGCCGCGCAGCACGATCACGCCGGGCACCCGGAGGACGCGCTGCACTGTCTGACCGAGGAGAACGTGCTGTCGCAGCTGGACCACCTGCGCACGCAGCCGGTGGTGGCGGCGCGGCTGGCGCGCGGCGCGCTGCGTATCCATGGCTGGATCTACGACATCGCCCACGGCGAGATCCGCGCCTTCGACGCCGAGCACGGCCGCTTCGCGCCGCTGCTGCCGGAAGAGGGCAAGCGCGCTCCCGAAGCCACCCCGCGGCCGCGCCTGGCACCGGTCCTGCGCAACGTCGCGGTCTGA
- a CDS encoding OprO/OprP family phosphate-selective porin has product MKLSRTLLSAAVLTAMFAPAAHAEIAIDVIGGSEISFEGLLQADGNWYDNDVQDLNGTTGNNGKNSEFGIRRAELVAKGKGPGNVEWVLGYDASTLRESANNGTTVRSTGKFLDTNIKYKFGGNANNFLQLGQYKQPNSLEELSSTKNNDFISKASVTNTYAVSRRLGGAVGFGDNNWSVVGSVFGRELSRNLAHGSGYGARGTFAPINASGNILHFGLSYVNYDTDADTLRLRARPDADLASVRLVDSGNLTNTDRIGVIGGEAMWVTGPFKAQGEYYNAKVERYGASDNYSNDGWYLSGVWNVTGETWGYKAGVPTTPLPNEPASGMWQLGVRYDSIDLNDGDLIARPTGAPLVDGVLGGKMSTWTVGANWYWRSNFKLALNYVMVDSSRYSSATRGNVSDKPNILEARAQFYW; this is encoded by the coding sequence ATGAAACTGTCTCGCACTCTCCTCTCGGCAGCCGTGCTCACTGCGATGTTCGCGCCGGCCGCGCACGCCGAAATCGCCATCGACGTGATCGGCGGTTCGGAAATTTCCTTCGAAGGCCTGCTCCAGGCCGACGGCAACTGGTACGACAACGACGTCCAGGACCTCAACGGCACCACCGGCAACAACGGCAAGAATTCCGAGTTCGGCATCCGCCGCGCCGAGCTGGTCGCCAAGGGCAAGGGCCCGGGCAACGTCGAGTGGGTCCTGGGCTACGACGCCAGCACCCTGCGCGAGTCGGCCAACAACGGCACCACCGTGCGCAGCACCGGCAAGTTCCTGGACACCAACATCAAGTACAAGTTCGGCGGCAACGCCAACAACTTCCTGCAGCTCGGCCAGTACAAGCAGCCCAACAGCCTGGAAGAACTGTCCAGCACCAAGAACAACGACTTCATCTCCAAGGCCTCGGTCACCAACACCTACGCGGTGTCGCGCCGCCTCGGCGGCGCGGTCGGCTTCGGCGACAACAACTGGAGCGTGGTCGGCAGCGTGTTCGGCCGCGAGCTGAGCCGCAACCTGGCGCACGGCAGCGGCTACGGCGCGCGCGGCACCTTCGCGCCGATCAACGCGTCGGGCAACATCCTGCACTTCGGCCTGAGCTACGTGAATTACGACACCGACGCCGACACGCTGCGCCTGCGCGCACGTCCGGACGCGGACCTGGCCTCGGTGCGTCTGGTGGACAGCGGCAACCTGACCAACACCGACCGCATCGGCGTGATCGGCGGCGAAGCGATGTGGGTCACCGGCCCGTTCAAGGCCCAGGGCGAGTACTACAACGCCAAGGTCGAGCGCTACGGCGCAAGCGACAACTACAGCAACGACGGCTGGTACCTCAGCGGCGTGTGGAACGTCACCGGCGAGACCTGGGGCTACAAGGCCGGCGTGCCGACCACCCCACTGCCGAACGAGCCGGCCAGCGGCATGTGGCAGCTGGGCGTGCGCTACGACAGCATCGACCTGAACGACGGCGACCTGATCGCGCGTCCGACCGGCGCGCCGCTGGTCGATGGCGTGCTCGGCGGCAAGATGAGCACCTGGACGGTCGGCGCCAACTGGTACTGGCGCTCCAACTTCAAGCTGGCGCTGAACTACGTGATGGTGGACAGCAGCAGGTACAGCAGCGCCACCCGCGGCAACGTCAGCGACAAGCCGAACATCCTCGAGGCGCGCGCGCAGTTCTACTGGTAA
- the pstS gene encoding phosphate ABC transporter substrate-binding protein PstS, translated as MILSLKSRVLAAAVTASFVFAANAADVTGAGASFIYPVMSKWSADYNTATGKKVNYQSIGSGGGIAQIKAATVDFGSSDAPLKPDDLAASGLAQFPSVIGGVVPVVNVQGIAPGALKLDGKTLADIFLGKVKTWNDPAIVALNPGATLPDAKITVVHRSDGSGTSFNFTNYLSKVNPDWKSKVGEGTAVQWPAGIGGKGNEGVAAYVKQIKGGIGYVELSYALQNKMSYTAMKNAAGKFVQPSDESFAAAAASADWANAKDFYLVMTNAPGEASWPITATNFILVHKQPKNPASAKATKDFFKWVYANGDAQAKQLDYVPLPDALVKQIDAYWSANLKY; from the coding sequence GTGATTCTCTCGCTCAAATCCCGCGTCCTGGCCGCCGCCGTCACCGCGTCGTTCGTGTTCGCCGCCAACGCCGCCGATGTCACCGGCGCGGGCGCCTCGTTCATCTACCCGGTCATGTCCAAGTGGTCGGCCGACTACAACACCGCCACCGGCAAGAAGGTCAACTATCAGTCGATCGGTTCCGGCGGCGGCATCGCCCAGATCAAGGCGGCCACGGTCGACTTCGGCTCCTCCGATGCGCCGCTCAAGCCGGACGACCTGGCCGCGTCCGGCCTGGCCCAGTTCCCGTCGGTGATCGGCGGCGTGGTGCCGGTGGTCAACGTGCAGGGCATCGCCCCGGGCGCGCTGAAGCTGGACGGCAAGACCCTGGCCGACATCTTCCTGGGCAAGGTCAAGACCTGGAACGACCCGGCGATCGTGGCCCTGAACCCGGGCGCGACGCTGCCCGACGCCAAGATCACCGTGGTGCATCGCTCCGACGGCTCGGGCACCAGCTTCAACTTCACCAACTACCTGTCCAAGGTCAACCCGGACTGGAAGAGCAAGGTCGGCGAAGGCACTGCGGTGCAGTGGCCGGCCGGCATCGGCGGCAAGGGCAACGAAGGCGTCGCCGCCTACGTCAAGCAGATCAAGGGCGGCATCGGCTACGTCGAGCTGTCCTACGCGCTGCAGAACAAGATGTCCTACACCGCGATGAAGAACGCCGCCGGCAAGTTCGTGCAGCCCAGCGACGAGAGCTTCGCCGCCGCTGCCGCCAGCGCCGACTGGGCCAACGCCAAGGACTTCTACCTGGTGATGACCAACGCCCCGGGCGAAGCGTCGTGGCCGATCACCGCGACCAACTTCATCCTGGTCCACAAGCAGCCGAAGAACCCGGCCAGCGCCAAGGCCACCAAGGACTTCTTCAAGTGGGTCTACGCCAACGGCGACGCCCAGGCCAAGCAGCTGGACTACGTGCCGCTGCCGGACGCGCTGGTCAAGCAGATCGACGCCTACTGGAGCGCCAACCTGAAGTATTGA
- the pstS gene encoding phosphate ABC transporter substrate-binding protein PstS, translating to MKLQPARFAVLSLALVFAVTACQPGNRDKQGAADAAGAAPAAAPADGAKSAAEISGAGASFIYPLVSKWSADYHTATGNKINYQSIGSGGGIAQIKAGTVDFGSSDKPLDSAELAAAGLGQFPSAIGGVVPVVNLDGMEAGKLKLTGAVLADIFLGKVSTWNDPAIAALNPGTPLPSTKINLVHRSDGSGTSFNFTNYLSKVSPEWKSKVGEGTSVQWPGGVGGKGNEGVASYVQQIKGSIGYVELAYALQNKMPYASLQNAAGNWVQPNADSFAAAAASADWANAKDFNLVITNAAGAQAWPITATNFMLMHKQPKDAARSKATLEFFKWAFEKGQPQANELHYVPLPPALVQQIEAYWAKEFK from the coding sequence ATGAAACTGCAGCCGGCACGCTTTGCCGTCCTGTCCCTGGCCCTCGTCTTCGCCGTCACTGCCTGCCAGCCGGGCAATCGCGACAAGCAGGGTGCCGCCGATGCGGCAGGTGCTGCGCCCGCAGCCGCCCCGGCCGATGGCGCCAAGAGCGCCGCGGAGATTTCCGGCGCCGGCGCGTCCTTCATCTATCCGCTGGTGTCCAAGTGGTCGGCCGACTACCACACCGCCACCGGCAACAAGATCAACTACCAGTCGATCGGCTCCGGCGGCGGCATCGCCCAGATCAAGGCCGGCACCGTCGATTTCGGTTCCTCCGACAAGCCGCTGGACAGCGCCGAACTGGCTGCCGCCGGCCTCGGCCAGTTCCCCTCCGCGATTGGGGGGGTAGTGCCGGTGGTCAACCTGGACGGCATGGAAGCGGGCAAGCTGAAGCTGACCGGCGCGGTGCTGGCCGACATCTTCCTCGGCAAGGTCAGCACCTGGAACGATCCGGCGATCGCCGCGCTGAACCCCGGCACCCCCCTGCCCAGCACCAAGATCAACCTGGTGCACCGCTCCGACGGCTCGGGCACCAGCTTCAACTTCACCAACTACCTGTCCAAGGTCAGCCCGGAGTGGAAGAGCAAGGTCGGCGAAGGCACCTCGGTACAGTGGCCGGGCGGCGTCGGCGGCAAGGGCAACGAAGGCGTGGCCTCGTACGTGCAGCAGATCAAGGGCTCGATCGGCTACGTCGAACTGGCCTATGCGCTGCAGAACAAGATGCCGTACGCCTCGCTGCAGAATGCGGCCGGCAACTGGGTGCAGCCCAACGCCGACAGCTTCGCCGCGGCCGCCGCGTCGGCCGACTGGGCCAACGCCAAGGACTTCAACCTGGTCATCACCAACGCCGCCGGCGCGCAGGCGTGGCCGATCACCGCCACCAACTTCATGCTGATGCACAAGCAGCCCAAGGATGCGGCGCGCAGCAAGGCGACCCTGGAGTTCTTCAAGTGGGCGTTCGAGAAGGGCCAGCCGCAGGCCAACGAGCTGCACTACGTGCCGCTGCCGCCGGCGCTGGTGCAGCAGATCGAGGCGTACTGGGCCAAGGAATTCAAGTAA
- the pstC gene encoding phosphate ABC transporter permease subunit PstC: MNATVIPEAISAPRGRDLRDARADRLFRWTLTATVVFVLIALASAALSMLWGGRHALQMQGLSFFYSSEWNPVENKYGALAPIYGTLVTALIAMLIAVPVSYGIAFFLTEVSPRWLRGPIGTAIELLAGIPSIIYGMWGLFVLVPVMTEYGTPWLNDHIGTLPLIGPMFQGPPLGIGLLTAGFVLAIMVIPFISSVMREVFLTVPTRLKESAYALGSTKWEVSWDIVLPYTRSAVIGGIFLGLGRALGETMAVAFVVGNTVRLSPSLLEPGTTIAALIANDFGEATETYRSALLLLGFVLFIVTFIVLAIARLMLQQLSRREGN, translated from the coding sequence ATGAACGCCACCGTCATTCCCGAAGCGATATCGGCCCCCCGCGGACGCGACCTGCGCGACGCCCGTGCCGACCGTCTGTTCCGCTGGACGCTCACCGCCACCGTCGTCTTCGTCCTCATCGCCCTGGCCAGCGCGGCGCTGTCGATGCTGTGGGGCGGCCGCCATGCCCTGCAGATGCAGGGCCTGAGTTTCTTCTACTCCAGCGAATGGAACCCGGTCGAGAACAAGTACGGCGCGCTGGCGCCGATCTACGGCACCCTGGTCACCGCACTGATCGCGATGCTGATCGCGGTCCCGGTGAGCTACGGCATCGCGTTCTTCCTCACCGAAGTGTCGCCACGCTGGCTGCGCGGCCCGATCGGCACCGCCATCGAACTGCTGGCCGGCATCCCGTCGATCATCTACGGCATGTGGGGCCTGTTCGTGCTGGTGCCGGTGATGACCGAATACGGCACCCCGTGGCTCAACGACCACATCGGCACGCTGCCGCTGATCGGGCCGATGTTCCAGGGCCCGCCGCTGGGCATCGGCCTGCTCACCGCCGGCTTCGTGCTGGCGATCATGGTGATCCCGTTCATCTCCTCGGTGATGCGCGAAGTGTTCCTGACCGTGCCGACGCGGCTGAAGGAATCGGCCTACGCGCTGGGTTCGACCAAGTGGGAAGTGAGCTGGGACATCGTGCTGCCCTACACCCGCTCGGCGGTGATCGGCGGCATCTTCCTGGGCCTGGGCCGCGCGCTCGGCGAGACCATGGCGGTGGCGTTCGTGGTCGGCAACACGGTGCGGCTGTCGCCGTCGCTGCTGGAACCGGGCACCACCATCGCCGCGCTGATCGCCAACGATTTCGGCGAGGCCACCGAAACCTACCGCTCGGCGCTGCTGCTGCTGGGCTTCGTGCTGTTCATCGTGACCTTCATCGTGCTGGCGATCGCGCGCCTGATGCTGCAGCAACTGTCGCGCCGGGAGGGCAACTGA
- the pstA gene encoding phosphate ABC transporter permease PstA produces the protein MAADIADRLYNRRRVVNVFALLLSCLTALFGLAFLGWILWTLLSKGIAGIDVDLFTRMTPPPGEEGGLANAFFGSAVMCGLALLIGTPLGVAAGTWLAEYGNARKTGQVVRFVNDILLSAPSIVLGLFVYTLYVMQTGGRFSAMAGALSLAFIVLPVVVRTTDEMLRLVPSQMREAALSLGIPQWKVTVQVLYRSASAGIVTGVLLALARISGETAPLLFTAFGNQYWNNNVMQPMASVPVVMNSFAGSPYPSWQQLAWSGALVLTVFVLLVSLGARGLLRRYKTSND, from the coding sequence ATGGCCGCCGACATCGCAGACCGTCTGTACAACCGCCGCCGCGTGGTCAACGTGTTCGCGCTGCTGCTGTCCTGCCTCACCGCGCTGTTCGGGCTGGCCTTCCTGGGCTGGATCCTGTGGACCCTGCTGTCCAAGGGCATCGCCGGCATCGACGTCGATCTGTTCACCCGCATGACCCCGCCGCCGGGCGAAGAAGGCGGCCTGGCCAACGCGTTCTTCGGCAGCGCGGTGATGTGCGGCCTGGCGCTGCTGATCGGCACCCCGCTGGGCGTGGCGGCCGGCACCTGGCTGGCCGAATACGGCAATGCGCGCAAGACCGGCCAGGTGGTGCGCTTCGTCAACGACATCCTGTTGTCGGCGCCGTCGATCGTGCTCGGCCTGTTCGTGTACACGCTGTACGTGATGCAGACCGGCGGGCGCTTCTCGGCGATGGCCGGCGCGCTGTCGCTGGCCTTCATCGTGCTGCCGGTGGTGGTGCGCACCACCGACGAAATGCTGCGCCTGGTACCCTCGCAGATGCGCGAAGCGGCGCTGTCGCTGGGCATCCCGCAGTGGAAGGTGACGGTGCAGGTGCTGTACCGCAGCGCCTCGGCCGGCATCGTCACCGGCGTGCTGCTGGCGCTGGCGCGGATCAGCGGCGAGACCGCGCCGCTGCTGTTCACCGCATTCGGCAACCAGTACTGGAACAACAACGTCATGCAGCCGATGGCGAGCGTGCCGGTGGTGATGAACTCCTTCGCCGGCAGCCCCTACCCGAGCTGGCAGCAGCTGGCCTGGTCCGGCGCACTGGTGCTCACCGTGTTCGTGCTGCTGGTCAGCCTCGGCGCGCGCGGCCTGCTGCGCCGCTACAAGACTTCCAACGATTGA